Proteins encoded by one window of Thunnus thynnus chromosome 3, fThuThy2.1, whole genome shotgun sequence:
- the lyl1 gene encoding protein lyl-1: MMEKVNSTGLPASPPKLPRPSSASSSSASSPSCTSVEQHSPLQNQAAASSDTINSPHPANKTGHKGHTDVPAGSSIQSPSATTTVLTSHHADTAAAPEPIVMETEQKEEKHGEPTTAAATPAASATRSPTLSSPPPLLPAPAKTSPCPLPPPTSTASFPPSSSSSPLPPHIPVISLGHSKPPLPLPNTPLTALHPIPNLLHGPHADLRRSQLTCLPVASPGGPGGSGGPGGPSAPSPGPLLPQQYLPAHAFFTSSYLGPSGGSYGVIANSRIKRRPSSHFEMEINDCPPQKLARRVFTNSRERWRQQNVNGAFSELRKLIPTHPPDKKLSKNEILRLAVKYINFLVTLLNDQAQDKSMDSAEDGAEDDSATAGLDSNKLNPLFRCDTPPPPHTAPPSSARPSLAAGRRDRDSTDSVIALANSPATSSCYGDTDSEESFGAKTSVVTHGILGKVKGQIRMVAATNDER; the protein is encoded by the exons ATGATGGAGAAGGTTAACTCCACCGGCCTACCTGCCTCACCACCCAAACTACCTCgcccctcctctgcctcctcttcctctgcctcctccccaTCCTGTACCTCCGTGGAGCAGCACAGTCCCCTCCAGAACCAGGCTGCAGCGTCTTCGGACACTATCAACAGCCCACATCCTGCTAACAAGACAGGGCACAAGGGACACACGGATGTCCCCGCTGGCAGCTCGATTCAGTCCCCCAGTGCCACAACGACAGTGTTAACCAGTCACCATGCAGATACAGCTGCTGCACCTGAGCCCATCGTCATGGAGACggagcagaaggaggagaagCATGGAGAACCGACCACCGCCGCCGCAACCCCTGCTGCTTCTGCCACCAGGTCCCCAACACTTTCCTCTCCACCTCCACTCCTCCCTGCACCAGCCAAGACCTCCCCGTGCCCACTCCCACCTCCAACCTCCACTGCATCTTTCCCTCCGTCCtcatcatcctctcctcttcctccccacATTCCAGTCATCAGTCTCGGTCACAGCAAGCCCCCTCTCCCGCTCCCCAACACCCCTTTGACTGCTTTACACCCAATTCCCAACCTTCTGCACGGGCCCCATGCAGACCTTCGCCGCAGCCAGCTGACCTGTTTGCCTGTGGCCAGTCCTGGAGGCCCTGGAGGTTCTGGAGGTCCAGGAGGTCCCTCTGCTCCCTCCCCAGGGCCCCTGTTGCCTCAGCAGTACCTGCCTGCTCACGCCTTCTTCACCAG TTCTTACCTGGGTCCCTCAGGAGGAAGCTATGGTGTCATTGCCAACAGCCGGATCAAGAGAAGACCCTCATCACACTTTGAGATGGAGATCAATGATT GCCCTCCTCAGAAACTTGCTCGCCGCGTCTTCACCAACAGCCGCGAGCGTTGGCGACAGCAGAATGTGAACGGGGCTTTCTCCGAGCTGAGAAAACTCATTCCCACACACCCACCAGACAAGAAGCTCAGCAAGAATGAAATCCTCCGCCTGGCTGTGAAGTACATCAACTTCCTGGTCACTCTGCTCAATGACCAGGCCCAGGACAAGAGCATGGACTCAGCTGAGGACGGGGCTGAGGACGACAGCGCCACGGCTGGATTGGACAGCAACAAACTGAATCCTCTGTTTCGGTGCGACACTCCTCCTCCGCCTCACACTGCTCCACCATCCTCAGCCCGTCCCTCCTTGGCGGCAGGCCGCAGAGACAGGGACTCAACCGATTCAGTCATCGCCCTGGCGAATTCCCCTGCAACATCCAGCTGCTATGGTGACACGGACAGTGAGGAGAGCTTTGGGGCTAAGACCTCTGTGGTGACCCATGGCATTCTGGGAAAGGTTAAGGGTCAGATAAGGATGGTGGCAGCCACAAATGATGAGCGATGA
- the LOC137174289 gene encoding GTPase IMAP family member 8, producing the protein MNEHLRGSYHGSLPPELRLILVGNIGCGKTSSGDTILNQLNPASPGDARSCQLRQGVSEGRKVTLVEAPRWYWSGGKMEDSVRKETERAMTLVAPGPHAILLLVPVYQFTEMEAWVPAELEEVFGAEVLDHTLVLLTCGDYLMGRTVEEYLQKEHPGLRQIIERCGERYDVINNRQQQDREQVRVLLEKVDSMVQKHGVFYMKTAQERDLDKRVKERKEELMESFRAQKEEKRESTLQRNTEKQRSVEREEQHSIALEKRRNEERDEMEGKVGASQVSNGLHSTPAPESQSYSQPHEDSQMKKTPSFRLNADGAILSQMSESKAAPKIVTTFHHRINSFEEESPEASPTSSPHSPVFSSSSSMPTFASSPSTSSSSSELRLVLLGRSGAGKSIAGNSILGREEFESHPDSLIAVTQECEKKKALVAGRKVAVVDTPDWFNSERAPDEVRAQISSCIALSSPGPHAFLLCVPLDQPAKNELQALRALEVVFGPEAVQRHTLVLFTYLDQLRESGKAGNDSVEAYIAAQRKDLLRLVEKCGDRFHVIETGGGGRERENVAELLEKVEQTVREAGGQCYSCPAFQEAENRVRQRQVEITRERRKNLEEERREVRQLSTEQRTLYPYMQPVAEAEEEVREDEIEKARDEAEMSVSTMNIESLPPITLSSMSPSLLHSMMEKMESTAKMMPKLMADSSVWVGEGAKKVKNSPVWGAVGSGAQNIQKMVVDSSVWEKVGARAGHVSKLVGDRVPKVVVDGSAWIGSGAKAAAASPMWQKVGSGAKSGAVLLADSSMRLGAGIGTGAKTVAQSPVWGKVGSGAKAGAKMVAESSVWEKLGTTAKKVPKVVIGGALLGLVLGVFLGGVIGGAVGAAAGSAVTEVGRRRFSKKNTSETTDEAAKNVGRTVNDNMDSMIKQGEKVLKTE; encoded by the exons atGAATGAACACTTGAGAGGGAGCTACCATGGGTCCTTGCCCCCGGAGCTCAGACTCATCCTTGTGGGGAACATTGGATGTGGAAAGACATCATCAGGAGATACTATCCTGAACCAGCTGAACCCTGCCTCTCCCGGTGACGCCAGGAGCTGCCAGCTGCGACAGGGCGTCTCCGAGGGCAGGAAGGTGACCCTGGTAGAGGCACCGAGATGGTACTGGAGTGGTGGCAAGATGGAGGACAGCGTCAGGAAAGAGACAGAGCGAGCCATGACTCTGGTAGCACCAGGTCCACATGCTATTCTGCTGCTGGTGCCTGTTTACCAGTTCACAGAG ATGGAGGCCTGGGTGCCTGCAGAGCTGGAGGAGGTGTTTGGGGCAGAAGTGCTGGATCACACTCTGGTTCTGCTGACCTGTGGGGATTACTTGATGGGAAGGACAGTGGAG GAATACCTGCAGAAAGAGCACCCAGGCCTGAGGCAGATCATTGAGCGCTGTGGGGAGAGGTATGATGTCATCAATAATCGTCAGCAACAGGACAGGGAGCAGGTCCGTGTGCTGCTGGAGAAG GTGGACAGTATGGTGCAGAAACACGGGGTATTCTACATGAAAACAGCCCAGGAGAGAGACCTGGACAAacgagtgaaagaaagaaaagaagaactgATGGAAAGTTTTAGAGCtcaaaaggaagagaaaagagagtcAACCCTCCAacgaaatacagaaaaacagaggagtGTTGAAAGAGAGGAGCAGCACAGCATTGCcttggagaagaggagaaatgaaGAAAGGGATGAGATGGAGGGAAAAGTTGGAGCGAGCCAAGTGTCTAATGGGCTTCATTCAACTCCAGCACCAGAGTCACAGTCATATTCACAGCCGCATGAGGACAGTCAGATGAAAAAGACCCCCAGTTTCAGACTAAATGCAG ATGGAGCTATACTCTCACAAATGTCTGAGAGTAAAGCAGCGCCGAAAATAGTCACTACAT TTCACCACAGAATCAACAGCTTTGAAGAGGAATCTCCAGAGGCTTCTCCCACCTCTTCACCTCATTCAcctgtcttctcctcttcctcctccatgcCAACCTTTGCTTCCTCTCCCTCCACATCCTCATCCTCTTCAGAGCTGCGTCTAGTGTTGCTCGGGCGATCTGGAGCAGGAAAGAGCATAGCTGGCAACAGCATACTGGGTCGGGAGGAATTTGAGTCACACCCGGACAGCCTCATAGCCGTCACTCAAGagtgtgagaaaaagaaagcacTTGTTGCAGGCAGGaag GTGGCAGTGGTAGATACCCCAGACTGGTTCAACTCAGAGCGTGCTCCAGATGAGGTACGAGCTCAGATCTCCTCCTGCATTGCGTTGTCCAGTCCCGGACCCCACGCTTTCCTTCTGTGTGTCCCCTTAGACCAGCCTGCCAAGAATGAGCTGCAGGCTCTCAGGGCTCTTGAGGTTGTTTTTGGCCCAGAGGCAGTCCAGAGACACACTCTGGTCCTCTTTACTTACCTAGATCAGCTGAGGGAGAGCGGGAAGGCAGGGAATGACAGCGTGGAGGCATACATTGCTGCTCAGCGTAAGGATTTGTTGAGGCTCGTGGAGAAATGCGGGGACAGGTTTCATGTGATagagacaggaggaggtgggagggagagggagaatgTGGCAGAGCTGCTAGAAAAGGTGGAGCAGACGGTGAGGGAGGCTGGTGGACAGTGTTATTCTTGTCCTGCTTTTCAAGAAGCTGAGAACAGAGTGAGGCAGAGACAGGTAGAGATAAcaagggagaggaggaaaaacctAGAAGAAGAAAGACGAGAAGTTAGACAGCTGAGCACTGAACAGAGGACACTCTATCCCTACATGCAGCCTGTGGCTGAAGCagaagaggaagtgagagaAGATGAGATTGAGAAAGCAAGGGATGAGGCAGAGATGAGTGTAAGCACCATGAATATCGAGAGCCTTCCTCCTATCACGCTCTCCAGCATGTCCCCTTCACTTCTCCATTCCATGATGGAGAAAATGGAGTCTACTGCAAAGATGATGCCCAAACTGATGGCGGATAGCTCTGTGTGGGTCGGTGAGGGAgcaaagaaagtgaaaaatagTCCAGTGTGGGGAGCGGTCGGCAGTGGAGCACAAAATATCCAGAAGATGGTGGTTGATAGTTCTGTGTGGGAGAAGGTGGGAGCTAGAGCTGGACATGTCTCCAAACTAGTAGGAGATAGAGTTCCCAAGGTAGTGGTGGATGGTTCTGCATGGATTGGATCCGGAGcaaaggcagcagcagcaagtcCCATGTGGCAAAAAGTTGGTTCAGGGGCCAAATCTGGGGCTGTTCTGCTAGCAGACAGTTCAATGCGTCTCGGAGCTGGAATTGGTACGGGTGCAAAGACGGTGGCACAGAGTCCGGTGTGGGGGAAGGTGGGCTCCGGGGCCAAAGCCGGAGCCAAGATGGTTGCTGAGAGCTCAGTGTGGGAGAAACTTGGGACAACTGCTAAAAAAGTGCCCAAAGTAGTCATAGGGGGTGCGTTGCTGGGTTTGGTGCTGGGTGTGTTTTTGGGGGGTGTGATTGGCGGAGCTGTGGGGGCAGCTGCTGGATCTGCAGTAACTGAAGTGGGCAGACGTAGattcagcaagaaaaacacatcagaaaccacaGATGAAGCTGCAAAAAATGTGGGAAGAACAGTGAACGACAACATGGACTCCATGATAAAACAAGGAGAGAAAGTATTGAAAACAGAATGA